One genomic region from Ruficoccus amylovorans encodes:
- a CDS encoding GxxExxY protein yields the protein MHEKFERADKLTKTVIDSAFRVHRHFGPGLLESIYQKAFSRDLALEGLMVEAELCIPIEYRGEVFNEHIRADIFVEQSLLVELKVVEAVRPEHIAQTLSYMKLLNAPVGLIFNFYESEFRKGIRRLTLKGADK from the coding sequence ATGCACGAAAAGTTTGAAAGAGCCGACAAGTTGACGAAAACCGTCATCGATTCGGCCTTTCGAGTGCATCGCCATTTCGGACCGGGGCTGCTTGAATCCATCTATCAGAAGGCCTTCTCGCGCGATTTGGCGCTGGAAGGCCTGATGGTTGAGGCGGAGCTGTGTATCCCCATCGAATATCGCGGAGAAGTGTTCAATGAACACATACGGGCAGATATTTTTGTTGAGCAATCCCTGCTGGTAGAACTGAAAGTAGTCGAAGCGGTTCGCCCCGAGCATATCGCTCAAACACTGAGCTACATGAAGCTTCTGAATGCTCCGGTCGGCCTGATTTTCAACTTCTACGAATCCGAATTTCGAAAAGGAATTCGCAGGTTAACCTTGAAAGGAGCGGATAAATAG
- a CDS encoding DNA topoisomerase III, with translation MKTLVIAEKPSVAGDLARVLGRIPRKGDHYENDEYIIDSAVGHLVELIMPEDISPDYKRWTLKTLPIVPKTFKLRPIDKTKKKFQELKKHIARDDVGMIINACDAGREGELIFTYIMELAKGDKKDIRRLWMSSMTPQAIRDAFSNLRSSEEMQPLQDAARSRSEADWLIGINGTRGATVQFGRRGGTAATVGRVQTPTLTLVYERECEIRNFKARDYWRILGNFNITAGAYDGVYQKPDFKKADDEHDRADRLWDKEQAERILLEALAAGPEAAVTEEKKRTRQASPRLYDLTTLQREANSRFGFPAGMTLNIAQALYEKHKMITYPRTDSRALPEDYGHTVRDTLASLPEPYAIHAEKVLANDWVVTGNKRIFNNKQVSDHFAIIPTNTSPKKLQEREQKIYDMITRRFMAVFFPPAEYDVTTRMSELGGHAFKTEGKVLAVAGWLEAYGKGSGQGGEDTLPALSPEDGSPAKARLAQAELQADQTRPPPRYTEATLLAAMEGAGKFVEDEELREALKERGLGTPATRAATIDHLVKERYIEREGRDLAPTHKAEDLVKFLRTFKIDALTRPELTGEWEHRLRQIEEGTLSRDEFMKGIASMTEEMINNLNAPPPAKETHLISPLDKTPLLEDHRAWFSQESVDVRGRAIPKVSVNKVIGNRKLDPDEVEVLLDKGEIGPLDGFKSRMGKAFSAVLKLAEKDNGSLRVELDFGDNGNGPGDEDIDLSQFPVVGTSPVDNTPVHETPNAYISEGKDAKGRATFRMSRNMLGKALPAEQIKKLLTNRKTDLIQGFRSNRTKRLFDAFLILQDDGGIKFEFPPRPAKKAAKKAAKDAPSEAPKES, from the coding sequence ATGAAAACCCTTGTCATCGCGGAAAAACCCAGCGTCGCCGGCGACCTCGCACGCGTCCTTGGCCGCATCCCCCGTAAAGGCGACCACTACGAAAACGACGAGTACATCATCGACTCGGCCGTTGGCCACCTTGTGGAGCTTATCATGCCCGAGGACATCAGCCCGGACTACAAACGCTGGACGCTGAAGACCCTCCCCATCGTGCCGAAGACCTTCAAGCTCCGGCCCATCGACAAGACCAAGAAGAAGTTCCAGGAGCTGAAAAAGCACATCGCCCGCGACGACGTCGGCATGATCATCAACGCCTGTGACGCCGGACGCGAGGGCGAGCTGATCTTTACCTACATCATGGAACTGGCCAAGGGCGACAAAAAGGACATCCGCCGCCTGTGGATGTCCTCCATGACCCCGCAGGCCATCCGCGACGCCTTCTCCAACCTGCGCTCCTCCGAGGAGATGCAGCCCCTGCAGGACGCCGCCCGCTCCCGCTCCGAGGCCGACTGGCTCATCGGCATCAACGGCACCCGCGGCGCCACCGTCCAGTTCGGTCGCCGCGGCGGCACCGCCGCCACCGTGGGCCGCGTCCAGACCCCCACCCTCACGCTCGTCTATGAACGCGAGTGCGAAATCCGCAATTTCAAGGCCCGCGACTACTGGCGCATCCTCGGCAACTTCAACATCACCGCCGGCGCCTACGACGGGGTTTACCAGAAGCCTGACTTCAAGAAGGCCGACGACGAGCACGACCGCGCCGACCGCCTCTGGGACAAGGAGCAGGCCGAGCGCATCCTGCTCGAAGCCCTCGCCGCCGGGCCCGAGGCCGCCGTCACCGAGGAGAAAAAGCGCACCCGTCAGGCTTCCCCGCGTCTTTACGACCTGACCACGCTCCAGCGCGAGGCCAACAGCCGCTTCGGCTTCCCCGCCGGGATGACGCTCAACATCGCCCAGGCCCTCTACGAGAAGCACAAGATGATCACCTACCCGCGTACCGACTCGCGGGCGCTTCCCGAGGACTACGGCCACACCGTGCGCGACACCCTGGCCAGCCTGCCCGAGCCCTACGCCATCCACGCCGAAAAGGTCCTGGCCAACGACTGGGTCGTCACCGGCAACAAGCGTATCTTTAATAACAAGCAGGTCAGCGATCACTTCGCCATCATCCCGACCAACACCTCCCCGAAAAAACTTCAGGAGCGCGAGCAGAAGATCTATGACATGATCACTCGGCGCTTCATGGCGGTGTTCTTCCCCCCGGCCGAGTACGACGTGACCACCCGCATGAGCGAGCTCGGCGGGCACGCCTTCAAGACCGAAGGCAAGGTCCTCGCCGTCGCCGGTTGGCTCGAAGCCTACGGCAAGGGCAGCGGCCAGGGCGGCGAAGACACCCTGCCGGCCCTTTCCCCCGAAGACGGTTCACCGGCCAAGGCCCGCCTCGCGCAGGCCGAACTCCAGGCCGACCAGACCCGCCCCCCGCCCCGCTACACGGAAGCCACTCTCCTGGCCGCCATGGAAGGCGCGGGCAAGTTCGTCGAGGACGAGGAACTGCGCGAAGCCCTCAAGGAACGCGGCCTGGGCACTCCGGCCACCCGCGCCGCGACCATCGACCACCTGGTCAAGGAGCGCTACATCGAGCGTGAAGGCCGCGACCTGGCCCCGACCCACAAGGCCGAGGATCTGGTCAAATTCCTGCGCACCTTTAAGATCGACGCCCTCACCCGCCCCGAGCTTACCGGCGAGTGGGAGCACCGCCTCCGTCAGATCGAGGAGGGCACGCTCTCCCGCGATGAGTTCATGAAGGGCATCGCCTCCATGACCGAGGAGATGATCAACAACCTCAACGCCCCGCCCCCGGCCAAGGAGACGCACCTGATCTCCCCTCTGGACAAAACCCCCCTGCTCGAAGACCACCGCGCGTGGTTCTCGCAGGAGTCGGTTGATGTGCGTGGGCGCGCCATCCCGAAGGTTTCCGTCAACAAGGTCATCGGCAACCGCAAGCTCGACCCCGACGAGGTGGAAGTCCTCTTGGACAAGGGTGAGATCGGCCCGCTCGACGGCTTCAAGTCCCGCATGGGCAAAGCCTTTTCCGCCGTGCTCAAGCTGGCCGAAAAGGACAACGGCTCCCTCCGCGTAGAGCTGGACTTCGGCGACAACGGCAACGGCCCCGGCGACGAGGACATCGACCTGTCGCAGTTCCCCGTCGTGGGCACCTCCCCCGTGGACAACACTCCCGTGCACGAGACGCCCAACGCCTACATCTCCGAGGGCAAAGACGCCAAGGGTCGCGCCACCTTCCGCATGAGCCGCAACATGCTCGGCAAGGCTCTCCCCGCCGAGCAGATCAAAAAGCTCCTGACCAACCGCAAGACGGACCTCATCCAGGGCTTCCGCTCGAACCGCACCAAGCGCCTTTTCGACGCCTTCCTCATCCTCCAGGACGACGGCGGCATCAAGTTCGAGTTCCCGCCCCGCCCCGCCAAGAAAGCGGCGAAAAAAGCCGCCAAGGACGCCCCCTCGGAAGCCCCCAAGGAAAGCTGA
- a CDS encoding HAD family hydrolase encodes MLKIPPGDFLGAIFDCDGTLADSMPVHYRAWVEAFKAHHAKFDFTWEIFYSMAGTGLEDSVVQLNQRFNDTLDPAAAVRSQMEILDRLHHEVTPIVEVVEIARHYAQAGKKVSVSSGGTYRHVHETLRQIGVHDLFPVIITREDYARSKPAPDCFLLAAERMGVPPSACLVFEDSHLGIAAADAAGMASVYVEPETYSRGSGI; translated from the coding sequence ATGCTGAAAATCCCTCCCGGCGATTTCCTCGGCGCGATCTTCGACTGCGACGGCACGCTGGCCGACAGCATGCCCGTGCACTACCGCGCCTGGGTCGAGGCGTTCAAGGCCCATCACGCCAAGTTCGACTTCACCTGGGAGATTTTCTACTCCATGGCCGGGACCGGGCTGGAGGATTCCGTCGTGCAGCTTAACCAGCGCTTTAACGACACCCTCGACCCCGCTGCCGCCGTCCGCAGCCAGATGGAGATCCTCGACCGGCTGCACCACGAGGTCACGCCCATCGTGGAGGTGGTCGAAATCGCCCGGCACTACGCCCAGGCGGGCAAAAAAGTTTCCGTCTCCAGCGGCGGCACCTACCGCCACGTCCACGAGACGCTGCGCCAGATCGGCGTGCACGACCTGTTCCCGGTCATCATCACCCGCGAGGACTACGCCCGCAGCAAGCCCGCTCCGGACTGTTTCCTGCTCGCCGCCGAACGCATGGGCGTTCCCCCGTCCGCCTGCCTCGTCTTCGAAGACAGCCACCTCGGCATCGCCGCCGCCGACGCCGCCGGCATGGCCTCCGTCTATGTCGAGCCCGAGACCTACTCCAGAGGCTCGGGAATATAA
- the menB gene encoding 1,4-dihydroxy-2-naphthoyl-CoA synthase translates to MNWTKVREFEEIVYEKLEGEGIARVTINRPHRRNAFTPDTVAEMIAAFTDAREDPSVGVVLLTGANPQTDGKYAFCAGGDQKIRGHQAGGYQGKDGVPRLNVLDLQKLIRSMPKVVIALVAGYAIGGGHVLHVVCDLTIAADNAVFGQTGPRVGSFDGGFGSSYLARIVGQKKAREIWYLCRQYNAQQALDMGLVNEVVPVGQLQEEGVKWAREIMQHSPLAIRLLKSAFNADVDGQQGLQELAGNATLLYYLTEQGDEGRRAYVEKRAPDFRKFPWLP, encoded by the coding sequence ATGAATTGGACCAAAGTCAGGGAGTTTGAAGAAATCGTTTACGAAAAGCTGGAGGGCGAGGGTATCGCCCGCGTGACGATCAACCGTCCGCATCGGCGCAACGCCTTTACCCCCGACACGGTGGCCGAGATGATCGCGGCCTTCACCGATGCACGCGAAGACCCGAGTGTCGGCGTGGTTCTGCTGACCGGGGCCAATCCTCAGACCGACGGCAAGTACGCCTTTTGCGCCGGGGGCGACCAGAAGATTCGCGGCCATCAGGCGGGCGGCTATCAGGGCAAGGATGGCGTGCCGCGCCTGAACGTGCTCGACCTGCAGAAGCTCATCCGCTCCATGCCGAAGGTTGTGATCGCGCTGGTGGCGGGCTACGCGATCGGCGGCGGGCACGTGCTGCACGTGGTCTGCGACCTGACCATTGCCGCCGACAATGCCGTCTTCGGGCAGACCGGACCGCGCGTGGGTAGTTTCGACGGCGGGTTTGGCTCCAGCTACCTCGCCCGTATCGTTGGTCAGAAAAAGGCTCGCGAAATCTGGTACCTCTGCCGCCAGTACAACGCGCAGCAGGCGCTCGACATGGGCCTGGTCAACGAGGTCGTGCCGGTTGGGCAACTCCAGGAAGAGGGCGTCAAGTGGGCACGCGAAATCATGCAGCACAGCCCGCTCGCCATCCGCCTGCTCAAGAGCGCGTTCAATGCCGATGTGGACGGCCAGCAGGGCCTGCAGGAGCTGGCGGGCAACGCCACGCTGCTCTATTACCTGACCGAGCAGGGCGACGAAGGCCGCCGCGCCTACGTCGAGAAGCGTGCTCCCGACTTCCGGAAGTTCCCGTGGCTGCCGTGA
- the menD gene encoding 2-succinyl-5-enolpyruvyl-6-hydroxy-3-cyclohexene-1-carboxylic-acid synthase, with protein sequence MDKLCLANLNVFWGGLVAETLARLGLRHAVISPGSRSAPLTLGFATCADIEAIPVLDERSAGFFALGLVRRTGKPVALVCTSGTAAANYLPAVIEAQMSGLPLIVLTADRPPEMRDCASGQTIDQRKIYGSYAIWEHELALPGVERLRYLRQTLRHAFRRALTPLPGPVHLNVPFRDPLAPVPAEHPFLPKGFDVEKFLAEVTPPQVSGTVASLDSLEQHERGLIVAGCTRVENPAAYAETVFGMARMLGWPVLADVLSPLRTHAPKHAPLVTNYHALVRDRHWSDKHRPDFVLQFGDLPTSKLLRSWLADTEAETLVIDGSYRNLDSLHTRATHLRLGDDVFTDELDMHVAPMSRYAEAWLKADGTCSERIQKELRGCETFFEGKIPWLLSRRLPEKTPVFIAASMPVRDAEMFWQPSERGYAVCANRGANGIDGTLSTALGLAHGGRSAVLLTGDLAFLHDSNGLLSAPRLRGSLTVILVNNGGGRIFENLAIAKFDPPFEEFFATPQRVDFEKLAAAHGVEYVKPKDWSELDRLVSKLPREGVRIIEVVTDSADDVPLRKALLGGETKPADSKPAAKPTDVSDSAPKKKSTRRRSRGKKSDAEGEVAARTVDAPPVRSATVPDSTSASSPAHAPRSGVDDRSEPQTAAVKKKSARPRRRRKPSSGASASPQSQSGEDKPAGGNSSAQS encoded by the coding sequence ATGGACAAACTCTGCCTGGCAAACCTGAATGTATTCTGGGGCGGCCTCGTGGCCGAAACACTGGCCCGGCTCGGCCTGCGGCATGCGGTCATCTCGCCCGGTTCGCGCTCCGCGCCGCTGACGCTGGGCTTCGCCACCTGCGCCGACATCGAGGCCATTCCTGTGCTCGACGAGCGCTCGGCGGGTTTCTTCGCGCTCGGACTCGTCCGGCGGACGGGAAAGCCCGTCGCCCTGGTCTGTACCTCCGGCACTGCCGCCGCCAACTACCTGCCCGCCGTGATCGAGGCGCAGATGAGCGGCCTGCCGCTGATCGTGCTGACCGCTGACCGCCCGCCCGAAATGCGCGATTGCGCATCCGGCCAGACCATCGACCAGCGGAAAATCTACGGCTCCTACGCCATTTGGGAACACGAACTGGCCCTGCCCGGCGTCGAGCGCCTGCGCTACCTGCGGCAGACCTTGCGCCATGCCTTCCGCCGGGCTCTGACGCCGCTGCCAGGCCCGGTACACCTGAACGTTCCTTTCCGCGATCCGCTCGCGCCGGTCCCGGCGGAGCATCCGTTTTTGCCCAAGGGCTTTGACGTGGAAAAATTCCTGGCCGAGGTAACGCCCCCGCAGGTATCCGGTACCGTCGCCTCGCTCGACTCGCTCGAACAGCATGAGCGCGGGCTGATCGTGGCCGGTTGCACGCGGGTGGAGAACCCCGCCGCCTATGCCGAGACGGTTTTCGGCATGGCCCGGATGCTCGGCTGGCCGGTCCTGGCCGATGTGCTTTCTCCGCTGCGCACTCACGCGCCCAAGCACGCGCCGCTCGTGACCAACTACCATGCGCTCGTGCGTGACCGTCACTGGTCGGACAAGCATCGCCCGGACTTTGTGCTCCAGTTCGGGGACTTGCCCACGAGCAAGCTTCTGCGTAGTTGGCTGGCGGATACAGAAGCCGAGACGCTCGTCATCGACGGCTCGTACCGCAACCTCGACAGCCTGCACACCCGCGCCACACACCTGCGACTCGGCGACGATGTCTTTACCGATGAGCTCGACATGCACGTGGCCCCGATGAGCCGCTACGCCGAGGCGTGGCTCAAGGCCGATGGGACTTGCTCAGAGCGTATCCAAAAAGAACTACGCGGCTGCGAAACATTCTTTGAGGGAAAAATTCCCTGGCTGCTCTCTCGACGCTTGCCGGAAAAGACGCCGGTATTCATCGCCGCAAGCATGCCGGTGCGCGATGCGGAGATGTTCTGGCAGCCCTCGGAACGCGGCTACGCCGTTTGCGCCAACCGCGGCGCGAACGGCATCGACGGCACGCTCTCGACCGCGCTCGGCCTCGCCCACGGCGGGCGGTCCGCGGTTTTGCTTACGGGGGACCTCGCATTCCTCCACGACAGCAACGGTCTGCTGAGCGCCCCGCGCCTGCGCGGTAGCCTGACTGTGATCCTCGTCAACAACGGGGGCGGGCGGATTTTTGAGAACCTCGCCATCGCGAAGTTTGATCCCCCCTTTGAGGAATTTTTCGCTACGCCGCAACGGGTGGATTTTGAAAAGCTCGCCGCCGCGCACGGTGTCGAGTACGTGAAGCCGAAGGATTGGTCCGAGTTGGACCGGTTGGTCAGCAAACTTCCCCGCGAGGGCGTCCGTATCATCGAGGTGGTGACGGATTCCGCCGACGATGTGCCGCTGCGCAAGGCGCTGCTCGGAGGGGAGACGAAGCCCGCCGACTCAAAACCCGCCGCCAAGCCGACTGACGTGTCCGATTCTGCGCCGAAAAAGAAATCAACCCGCCGCCGCTCTCGGGGGAAAAAATCCGACGCGGAGGGAGAGGTGGCCGCCCGCACTGTTGACGCGCCTCCTGTCCGTTCTGCAACTGTTCCAGATTCAACGTCTGCTTCGAGCCCTGCGCATGCACCGCGTTCCGGGGTGGACGATCGCAGTGAGCCGCAGACTGCTGCGGTAAAAAAGAAATCTGCTCGTCCGCGACGCCGCAGGAAGCCTTCCTCGGGGGCGAGTGCGTCGCCACAGAGCCAATCCGGTGAGGATAAGCCAGCGGGCGGAAATTCCTCGGCGCAGAGTTAG